Below is a genomic region from Diabrotica undecimpunctata isolate CICGRU chromosome 7, icDiaUnde3, whole genome shotgun sequence.
tattatatatttttacataatttaatagtaaaaatcactaattttattattttttaattacgtTTGTTAGTATTAAGACATTTACACATTTTTGTTGACTTTTCAGgtaaatttttttgattattaCTTTTCTGTATTTCTTGAACTTCGGACACTTACTAATTTCCaccaaagaaaacattaaaatttgcgCTTTTAAATTTAAGTCCGAGAGAAAAGacatattctatataattttagtttaacATTAGAGGGAGAAAAGCCTCCTTGAGCAAACTTCTCGCTGAATATGGTGCTATTGATACGCAGCGCCATCTATACTtgataacagaaaataaacaCCACTGTTTGTCTGTGAGTTACCTAGCAGAtgctaaaatattttaaaatatgtcttccTTCCATAAGTAAATTTCGCAAATGAATTGTACTGTACTCCATACTCCAAAAACTTCATTAAGTAATGaaacaaatcaataaaaacatatttattcaacaccttatataaaaataaaaagtttacacTTATTTAATACCATTTACATTTTAGCAAGAGACGCTACAAATTCTTCCATGTACGGGTTGCCCCCGAGTTTCTTTATTTCCTCTCTGGCGTCGTTCTGCAATTCTTGTAGAGTTTGTCGAGTATATTCGAAACTGCCATATTTTTCTAATAGTGATACACAATACTTTTTCACTTCGGTTTCTTTCGTTCTTTGGCGAAGAATATCTTAAAATCAATGTAAGGAAAAATATATTTGGTTACAGTGGTGTGTTGGTCAAATGTGGTATCGACTGGTAGTTAGTAGTTACCATGCGTACATATTCATAACAAGTAACCACCCAATTTACTCGATTCTGCCAGGATACTGCTGGTGAAGGAACCAAATTACTGCACATGGGTACAAGGGCAGTGTCTTAAGGAAATATATAAAGAGTAAAAAATATGGATTGTATATTTGATGTGAATACTGTGTAgattatttcaaaacaaaaatgtttttttttacctTGGGGTTGTCAGTATTTCTTCctatttttagtgttttgttttaaaaatccaCAATAGTCACATCAAATATACAACCAGTATTTTCTGCTCTTTATGCATTTCCTTAAGACACTGTTTTTGCATCTATGTGTAGTCATTAGGTTCCTCCATCAGCCCAGACAGAATCGAGCAAATAAACCTATCGCCTTGTAACCTTATTGGTTAAGTAACCGTTATCGAGGACCTGAAGATGGGCTGAAATTGTAGAGCCCAAAACAATTCAATCAGATTATAATAAAACCGATTGTGAGCAAATCATTTCTTTTTTTACATATTCAAAATGGACCCAGATTTGCAAACAGTTCATCATTTAACATTTTTCATTGTTAAAAAGGATACGAATTACTTGCTGGTCATTGGGTTGACTACGAATAGCGTGTATTATTGGGAAACTGAATTTACCTTCAGTTAAATCTTCACAGTAGCTTTTATGCAGCATAAACTGAAAAGATATTGATAAAACATATCTAGAACACatgttaaacaaaataattgATATAAAAAAGTGAAAGTTACCTCCTTGGATATCAAATTAATATAATCATCCCTAATTTGAAACAGCAATCCTAAAATACcagtaatttttgtaaaatcttgTTTGTTTTTACTGAACAGCTGCATCAGTCTTATAGCTAACATAAACAGTCCACCAGtttctaaaaaatataaacaagaaaGATAAGTAAAACTTATAGAGCATAATAAGCCTCAGTTTTATCTTAAGACGTTCAAAGATTTTCGATAATTGCTTGGCCTAACATGAAATTCGAAGGTTTTTTCAACCAAAAAGCTTTTATTTCGTAACAAAAGTTCTCATGCTTGTTCAACACAGTAACTCCaaacagtggcgcacccagggggggtttgGAGATTAAACCCCCCACCCCCAGTTTACTATTCTGACACaattactcacaaattttaaggagTCAAAatagaggtagcataaaaaaaatttggtgaccACCAACCCCCCCCCCCCACAGGAAAATTTTAGGTGCGCCACTGACTCCAAACTATACTCtgacaaaatatattaaaaaaggtgtctaataaatgtaatatgataaattttgattttttgatgtACAACAATGGAAAATGGAATCGAAGAACATAGAAGACCGAGGGCTATAGTGGATGCAGAGAAGACTCACCCCGGGGTGTAAAGCCAgtcaagaagaacaagaagaagatatTCGAATTGTACGAGGTGCAAATCAAATACGCCGTTTCctaataagaaaatcaaaataatattggtttacaAGATTTGATAGCTCTCCGTACATTTTAATGGATATTATGCGGTCTTTTACAGTGAGCCAGCTGTAACAGCAGACGAATTCACGATACGATTTAGCAAATTAATATTTGGTTAGCGCAATTTATACGAATTCGTAATTATTTACTCTTTATCAGTGGCGTTtcataaatgtattttaaaagaaGTATTGTCTTGTATTGAACTTTGAATTTATTtgagatatttattttataaataggtagatgttttttttaataattagtttaGATAACTAATTGCCAAATAACAAATTTACCGATTGTTCGTAAAAACgtttttatttataactatttatattCTGGTTTTTTAAGCGTAAACACTCAACCGATAGGGATTGGATGTGGAGTGAGTAACATCAAGCCGCAAGCCCCTATCTTTTATTAATACTGCTTATCCATAAGTATATCCGATATACCAGCGTATTCTAGGCTAAGTAGCAGACTATTTAGACTTTATACTGTTACGTATATACAATATTTGTTTTCTGGTCAGGACTTGAACAATCAATTCAATAGATCATTTACAGTGAAGTCTGgaccgcttggctatctgacccaCGATTTTATTCTAGTCGTAAATAAGccttttatgtatattttaaagattaataaatagttgaATATATGTGATTTATAATAGCATATTTGGCTGTAATAAGATACATTATTCAATACTATGACAGAGTTACTACCTGCACGCTGGAGAATGTTCTCGAATCATATGGAATTCATGTGTTCATGATAGTCCCTAGTTTTCTTCCATATAAAAACAAGGGCACCATTTTGCAGAAAACCAGTATTGCTGCCAATATAAGCGACAGTTAGACGCTCGCCCTTTCCTGACGGCGCTCGTAATCTTGTTAATAAACCTTCAAAAAAGGCTTGTTGTGCATTTGATACTGTTGTATCTTGCTAAACTTTGGCGACTGTATGTCCGGTATTAACTTAAGTCTCGAGGTAATAAATTTTTCGTTTTGCCACAATATTCCTGAATTGAGTGTAGATAATTACGTAGATTTTTTGGGCTCCATCCAACTTAACAGGTTTTGTATTGGTTGTTAACAGGAATTGTATGATTTTCCAACAGTTGGCAGTTTTAAAATCGGTTTTTAACAATGAATCACAGTCTCTATTTTCTTGTCAGGGTATAGCAGTCTTATTTTTACCAAGGCCACATATTTTTCAAACAATCCTCAAGATATGCATAAGTCATTGAAAGTAGTAAAAATTATCTAGAATTACTGATACTTACTTCTAATAACCATTTGCCTATATTCATCTTCTGTTGGACATGTAAAATTATCTCTCCAATAAATTTCCATTCCTTGTCCTCTATAAAGCTCCAAAATTTGCTCTATGGCAATAGAGATTGCctgaaatgtttattttatttttatacaaatacaaataaatattgaggtagatttttataaattaaattgttGAGATTTGTTGTGCCAGCACTATATAATTATAGATTCAGTAGATTACATTCAAGGTTATTCTAACAATACACATACATGGGAAAAATACCATGTTTGGTTTTTACTTAAACCTTTAATGGTCTtaaatttttttctctttaaattcttattaaaaatatctcatacacAAAAACAGTTTTCAAATAGGATTTGTACTTCTCATATTTCCAATGTACATGATTCatttaataaaaaccaaaaaatgtatcagATATAACATAGATAAGGAAGTTAAAGCTttggtaaaaaaaaatatatttgattaAGCGATAAATGATAAATGCCATAAGATAATACAATGAACATTAGTATTATaagaataaatgattttttaccAAAGTAAACTTACTTCTGGATGGTTCAAGTCAGTTACTCGTTCTAATGCAATAAATGATGTATAATTCGCACAGTTTATTGTACTAGCTACTCCATATATTGAATGAGCTACAGGAATACCTCTTCGTAATATAGAATTATCTTGAATGTCATCCATCCTAAAATAGGTATATAAATGTTATTCTTCAGTTTCATATCATTAAGTATAACTTACAAAAGACTAGAATTGTGTAGGATTTGAACAATGTCGCTGATTTGTGTTAAGATTTCATCAGGAATACACAACCAATAATTAAAAGCACTTGCAAGTTTAGATCTAATATTTTTGCCAGGGACTTGAAGAATATACCCAAACGGTTCCAACAATTTCtgcaacaaaaatattattgaatattaacctagagaaaaaatataacttacctTATCTTGTTCTTTAGCATTAGATTTGCTGTACGGTAAAGTGGGTTTAGCCGAAGATTCCGACATGTTATAGACGGAACTAAtactatatattaaatttaaatatataaaataaatactcTACATATATCACAGCCGTAGGGTATGAAATTGCCGATCTGTTTCTGTTTTCAGACTGTTCAGAAGTTCAGAGTACACAGTCACAGTACACAACTTCCTCCTATTATTATGTATTGTGTACAATACAAAGTTCAAAATTGACAGATTGTCAAATGAGTTTTTTCTTATACAGGCAACTATTAATACACAATTGTGTATATTATACCAGTTATATTAAATTcaaaaagttcaaaaacattgccACATTCATTTTTTTGATAAACAAAATggaaatcaataaataaaatattcttatAACAATATTTATTTCGATAAAAACTgtacgttttatttttaaatatataatcataatatgtttttattttctaagtgttttatatttgtttataattgTTTCAAGTTTAGTGTTttcattttgtaatatttttattttctctttgttTTCTTCAATTTGCTTCGTAAAATCTTCGATGGGATTACCTTTGATTTGGACCTTTGGGATAGTATTTGATTGGTTAGCGAGCTTAACATCAAATTCGGCCCATTTCTCGTGAAGTTTTTCCTAATAACAACAAAATATGAAACAATAATGAAGAATTTAAAGTAGTACCTATTGACATTACCTGAAAATGTTGAAAGTTGTTTGTTATACTATCAGCGTCTGTAACGATTTcacaacttaaaattttcaatCTACTTTCCATTCCAATATGATTCCTGGAAATCTTTTTTAGTCGTGTATTTAATGTTTCTATAGAATTGTTTAAATCTTTGAATACATCTTGGAACGAGTGAAGTTCTGattcaattattaataatttttctttaagttttgaaatttcctGCAGGTCTTTCaataaaattcttattttttctacattttctttcaggatattgttgtcacattttaactgatcattattttctttaaatataaGTATATTCGAGTTGAGTTCTTTATTAATATTATCTATGTtggttattttttctttatcgttatgtttttcttttttaagatCAGATATTTTATTTTCCAGCGTAATTACTTTTACTCTAACTAAAATAGACATAAAACGTTAACGTTTATCATTATTTATATAAGACAAAAATATTTAACCTTTTTTTAAGGAATCGTTAAGGGTGCTATTTTCGTGTTGAAGTAGAGTGATGGACCCATTTTTGTTCTTCAGCTCTACTGATAACTCTTTTATTTGATtcattgaatttttattttgatcctCAGCTGAGATAAGCTTTTCAATAAGCTCTTTTAATTGGGTTTCTATGGAAGTAGTTGCACGAAGCATACAGCCAAACTGGGTTATGTCGTGGATATTGGATTGGGTTTgtctaaaagaagaaatataaaaatcgaaatttcaaTTTGGggatacattttaaaatttttattagcaGTACTTAATCTGCTATTAGTTTCATATGATTTTACTGGGAAAGCTCCTTTTACCTCGTGTCTGTATGTTTTATGTCTAGCCTACACGCTTAGGATAGGcaattttgttcataatttctttaattcTATCTTTTGTTATGCAATCTTGTGTGAGTATATTGTAAAATTGTTATGTGTTTATATAAATACGAGCTTACCCGGCGAACTTCGTACCTCCTAATTAATATCTAAATGTTCTGTTAAATTATTaactaaattctattaattttttattgtgagataaaatatttaagtttaacaAAAGTTTAATATAAACTAATTAACGTGGATATTAATGTAGAATTAATTTATGAAGGTGagtgatgagagttggcatgcaagtagcGGTTGGTATATGCGTGTGTTTTCGGTAAACAGTGTGATAAAAACCTTGAGATTGGTTTTTACCTTATTAAAACATCGAAAAACGGTAGCTTTTTCTCCAGACTAATACGCCTTTACGATGATGCAAACAGATCCTAAGCTCGCTTGAAAACAAGCTCTCATCGAAAatggttaccgcgaaaatcacagcAATATTAACATCCAAATGCATTAATCTCCCCCTCAAGCTCAACTCAAAAACTCAGGCGCCCGTCATACAGAACTTTTCTTCCTTAAAGATATGTCACAAatatcaaagacaacattcccaattaacaacacggagtttattttatgaaattttgtgCATACTGCTCCCGATCTTAGATACATAGGCCAAAccaatcgtagaatccaaaatagaatttattaacattccatttctgttcgtcattccgattcaatttcagctctgcGTCAACATTTTCTTCATACGGGTTCCAAAATAGATTTTGAAAACTCTAGAACCATAGCTCTCATCCGTTTTTATAAACCAAAATTTATTCGGGAAgctatagaaattgaaaaaaagccGAATTGTCTAAATTAAAGAGACAATGGTATTGCCTTCGACGCGGCAATTACTAAAGAAAACATTATCCAAATCCCGCCGAAAGGAATCTTCAGGCCAATCCCTAACCAAATGCCACGTTGGTGAAATGCGTCATCGACAGTATAAATAAACCATCAGTCATCTCCAGTAGCAGTAGCGCAGTGAGTAGTGAACAGTGAACAGTGTTCACTACTTACCATAGTGAAAAGATCTGGAGACTGATGAGACTGAGACGCCGGAAGCCCCGAAGAAGACATGAGAGAGAATCTCGAAAGGGAGGTGTGGTGAAAATTCACGCTGTTAAACCTGAAAAACAGGTGActtgatattaatttttgtaataatattaatcgtAGCTTTAAGTTTAAATATATACAGGGAGAGTTTTAGTGCGACAGtggtcgataattccattgtggTACAGAATATctaaaaaagttatttggaaaaatGTAGGCACTGATATTCTCCAGAAACAAACAtacatttttaaacatattttcccCCGCATATTTCCTCATAATTAGATTCCTCTCATAATCCATGTTCTTACAATTGAAATTCCACACTACTATACAGGGTATTTAACGAGTTATGACCATTTTAACttcatgaaataaattttaaattttatgaaataaacaTTCTATGTACAGACAAACAGATATCTCgtgaaattaaaaagtcaccgcGCAGAAACAAATTTGAAAGTGGGGGTCTAGCAAAACCATTCGTGCAGTAAACGTTATGCAGTGAGGATATGGATATTTTTACAGTGTTGCATTGATTCTTTTACTCGcggaatttaaatttaattttgctGTGATTTTACGCTTTGTATTTGTGTATTTTGTTTTACCCATTTTATAGTAGTTTATTAATATGTAGAGAACAGaacattcttaaattttttaataatctatatatatatatatatatatatatatatatatatatatatatatatatatatatatatatatctaataaatctaaaggtaaactattaaataaacaattcaaaatGAAATCAAATCCAGAATTATTACAAAGatataaaaagttaaaataatttttgatcatCAGTAGGATCAACATCTTCTATGTCTGATTCTGGTGAAGCATATTTTATGTTTTCGAAATAAGGTAGATCAGTGAATTTGTTTTGGAAATATCCAGGAATCACTTTTTCTTTATAAAGTTTGATAATATCGTTATATTTGGTGTTTGCTATCGGTAGCAGGACCAGACGGTCCAGCAAATAACTCAACCTTCAAAAAAATATCAGCTATTGGACCAATGATATTGATTTTATCATCATCTGTAGAAGTCCCAGTTAATGTCATTGACAGATTATCATCGGACACGGTCTCACCTTGAAAATAAAAGAGTAATTAGTTATGTGTAGTATTAGAAACACTAAAAATATTATGACATATAGGTACTTACCAAAAGTAAATCTTTGGTAGATGCCCCTGCACTTGCGATAAGCTAGGTTTAGGATGTTATATATTCATTTTCTActattaattataataacaaaACCATACAATTACGTCGATCCAAAAATGGGTTCAAAATAAAGTAATACACAATAGTAAAAAATATAGATTTGAACTATTCCACACTTCGAAGTACACTGACCGATATTCTATTACTATCTTATTATCTACAAATCAAACTATGATTTAAAGCCCTTCTAAACGGCTTCAGGTTACGTGTAATAATGATAAGCtttcttttaacattttttttaaagaaatatattatatctaagcaacaaaaacattaaaaaaaggcagataaattaaaaaaaaagaggtttaatctttgtatgtaggtatatatttaaaaacccttaaaagggctacatcaattccatcatcaggttaaaaagcaggttaacatgcctgagccaccaaaatattagggtacacccctttacaaaaaatgaagttagtagaaaatgtacatgttgttgtttaaaagtgagtgatgtttaatactttattagatttaaatctaaaggaggtaattcttttaaatgtagttacattgggtttttcgattaaccttgggtaaacctttgcgttttaagttcaaagctaccatacatttccaacgttaaaaaaaaaactttttttgcacatagtaacaaaaaaacaccactatgttgttactagctaagttttttaacattctaactctacaattctaagttaagGTAAGATCaattattctctttcagccccgaagaagccaaattaattctctttggcgaaaacgttcggcgaaacaattgatactcattagagtctttcttgcagatttccccaatatttaagagtttactattgaacttatctgcaaagattaaatttcttttctatatatatatatatatatatatatatatatatatatatatatatatataagaaaaagtagatTACCTTATTTGATAAATATCACCTTTGGTAATATTGAACATATCCAGCAAAAATTTCATAGACGTGATAGCAGAGGAACAACTATCACACGTGGCTTTAGAAATTACATCGGTTTGCGTTTTACAATTTGTTTTAACGTTGTCCTTTTCATTTTCATCTCTTGAATGATCTCCCTGAGCTTTAAAATTTGTATTCTGAAATCAATAATATTATTACCGGAATAATATTGCACTTTTAGCAAATGACTAATACTAATTTAAGTTGACTATAACGTAACACAAATctcaaataaacaaacaaaaagaagGAAAAGTAAGCAAAAAAGATAATAAAGATATACCTAATTATTGGTatagatttgaaatattttaccATTTGGTCCAAAAGGGTCGTAATAATCTTTCGAAAATTCTCAAAGCAATATCCAACAGTCATAGGCCGAGATTGTGCTAATACAAATTCTTGTATTTCGAGATTTTTGTCTTGTATTGTCTTATTAATTGTGCATGATAATAATCTTATCCCAATGTATAATCTATAAcacgaataaaaaaatatttagatattttcaaaaattattaaattgcaGTGATACTGAGATTTTTTAAAGGACAACGAACTGAAATGAAGATCCAGATAGAAGCGAActatattaacatattaatggaTAGAATGTTATCACATTCGGTGCCAAATATGGGTTATCTCGTACTCAAAGATCTAAAACTAGAGATAATTCAACTCGCacatattttcattatttcaCAGTGGATATTAAGTcgaatgaaaaataatttttattacttttaaaagttcaaataaatttttttacctGTCTATAACTAATTCTAAAATCAACTTAACATCATTCAATTCCAAAATATTGTTTCCTTTTATGAAATCATCTACAAATGTGTAATGTTTGGTAGGAAATAGCCAAGACTTGATATCGTTCTCTTCTATTGAAATATTATTCAAAGACTCGTTGATGGATTGTACGTCTTGCTTTAAAGACATTAACAACGTTTTGTTGATAATATTATTCATTTTCTATTAGCGTTTCTGTTAAAAGTGACAAGACAGCTATATGACatttcatgacaaattttatACACTAGATgataaacataaaaaactgttCGAATCAGTAATTATCTAGTAATTTAAATACAGTCAAACTCCCGTTTGCCAATGGAGCTGATTGGCACGGTTCTCGCGGATAATGAAAATAGCGGATAAGCCGCTAACTGGTTAAaggaaattaaataaaagcaaaaaataaaaaattttattttgtttgtttctgcTTCTGTGATCGGAAAACTTGTTTCTTAATTCTGAATTGAACCTTACGTAGCATCAGTTTCAGTTCATTCTTATGACACAAAGCTGCTTCGTGAGTCACTTGCCcccattcttattttttttttcaaaattttctgttGATGTTTGATGTCTTCATCCATTAGTTGCTGAAATTCCGTGTCGGTAGCGTCGCAGTCTAATCACTCTTGCAAAAAAGGCTATAGCGGGTGAAGATGGTCAAAAGGGCCCCCGCACCGACCAGCACCGGGACTTGTgctttcaataaagcatataaaattatgactttatacaaatttttagcttcccagagcccatagaacctcttaaatctaaaaagaagcttttttcgactttatttttttctggacggAATTTggctttaaaaaatctgaaaaaattcatgaagatgtatcttttaaatacaaaatagcctgttttttcaaatttttgtattgaaaattgagctcaggaaaaatcattgaaattttcaataatttcttatgttatgttaataatgttttttttttcttttacatagCCAAGGCAGAATTTTTAATTTCTGAGCGAAAAGTATCGAAaaatcaaaaaacgtttttttcactcatttatttgcacataacctcaaaactGAGTTgataatttaacattttttcttccacatCACATTCTTTTGTCAAAGTCCCCATTTAACTctttaataaagataaaattcgaaaataccacGTTTTTTATCCTTTTCGCACTTTTTGTTTACCTTACCTCGAAATCAGATAGTTAGATGTATGCTTTTCCATCTATTTTCTTACGGGCTATAAATCATCATtgttaaaatattcatttttaacttacaaattctcaaattgcaaaaaaatcgtgtttttctaatattttcccACTTTATTGGCTCATAACCTTAAAATCTAGTAGCTAAATGATCTAATTTCCGAGTATTTTTGATTGCACCCTTCAATTTTGTTATAGGTACCACTTGTGTTTTTTTCCTTCAATAGTCAAAACTTGAAAAAACTGTTTCTAAGCATTATTTCTATCTTTGACTCGTTAATTGTATAAGTGATATATCTCTAGGATCACCTC
It encodes:
- the qm gene encoding terpene synthase; protein product: MSESSAKPTLPYSKSNAKEQDKKLLEPFGYILQVPGKNIRSKLASAFNYWLCIPDEILTQISDIVQILHNSSLLMDDIQDNSILRRGIPVAHSIYGVASTINCANYTSFIALERVTDLNHPEAISIAIEQILELYRGQGMEIYWRDNFTCPTEDEYRQMVIRKTGGLFMLAIRLMQLFSKNKQDFTKITGILGLLFQIRDDYINLISKEFMLHKSYCEDLTEGKFSFPIIHAIRSQPNDQQVIHILRQRTKETEVKKYCVSLLEKYGSFEYTRQTLQELQNDAREEIKKLGGNPYMEEFVASLAKM
- the LOC140445237 gene encoding uncharacterized protein, with amino-acid sequence MNNIINKTLLMSLKQDVQSINESLNNISIEENDIKSWLFPTKHYTFVDDFIKGNNILELNDVKLILELVIDRLYIGIRLLSCTINKTIQDKNLEIQEFVLAQSRPMTVGYCFENFRKIITTLLDQMNTNFKAQGDHSRDENEKDNVKTNCKTQTDVISKATCDSCSSAITSMKFLLDMFNITKGDIYQIRQTQSNIHDITQFGCMLRATTSIETQLKELIEKLISAEDQNKNSMNQIKELSVELKNKNGSITLLQHENSTLNDSLKKVRVKVITLENKISDLKKEKHNDKEKITNIDNINKELNSNILIFKENNDQLKCDNNILKENVEKIRILLKDLQEISKLKEKLLIIESELHSFQDVFKDLNNSIETLNTRLKKISRNHIGMESRLKILSCEIVTDADSITNNFQHFQEKLHEKWAEFDVKLANQSNTIPKVQIKGNPIEDFTKQIEENKEKIKILQNENTKLETIINKYKTLRK